ACTCGGTGGAAGTCAGGAATTCCACTGGGGAGACCCGGGTGAAGAACATTACCGTCTCGGACAGCAAGGTGACAAGGATGCCTATGGTCGTCAGTACGGACACCGATGTAATGAGGAGCAGGATGACCGGCACTGCCTTCTCTATGAAGACCGTACTCCGTCTGCCCTTTTTGTTGTCTATCATTTCACGAATATTATAATCACTCATAATGAACCTCGTTTCAAAATACTTTAAACTGGACGGGAAGGCCCCGTCCAGTTCCTTTTATTGGTCAAGTGCCTACTTGAACGCTTCGAGCTTGTCCTTCTGTTCCTGCATCTCGTCTTCAGTCAGCGGAACATATCCAGCCTCTTCTGCTGCAGATGAAGCATTGTTGAGGGTGAATTCCATGAACTGCATGAATGACTCGTTATTTTCAAGGGATTCATTCTTGGCGTATACGAACAGTGGACGTGCTAACGGATACTCATAGCTCATGACAGTCTCTTCAGTGACTTCAACAGGCTCTTCACTTTCAGGACCTTGAAGTGGAACACCTTTCAGATTTTCCTGGTTCACCATGTAGTAGTTATATCCGAAGAATCCAATCGCACCTTCGCTGCTTGCCACGGATTGGGAGATGACGTTCGTGTCCTGGTTCAATTCAGCTGTGATATCGCCATCTTCCATGACCGCTTCCTTGAAGAAGTCGTGTGTGCCGTGTGACTGATCCGGCGCGTAAGCTGTGATTTCCTCATCAGGGAATTCATCACGGACATCGCTCCAAGTTTCAGCTTCGCCGCTGTAGATCGTCTTCAGCTCTTCGAAAGTCAGGTAGTCGACGAAATCATTCTCCGTATTGACTGCAACCGTCAGGCCGTCGTTCGCAACTTTGAATTCAGTGAAGTCGATGCCTGCTTCTTCCAGTGCAGAAACTTCTTCTTCCTTGATTTCACGGGAGGCGTTCTGGAAATCCGTCTCGCCAGCTACGAATTTCTCGAAGCCTCCGCCTGTACCGGATACGCCGATGGAAACCTGAACTTCCGGATACTCGGCATTGAAATCTTCATTTATCAGTTCGAGGATTGGTGCAACTGTGGATGATCCGTCACCAGTAACGCTGCCTGACAGGGAGCCACCCTCTTCCGCATTCGCTTCAGATCCTTCCGTCGCTTCTCCGTTGCTGCCCTCTGTACTTTCTTCAGATGGATCACTTGCATTGCCGCCTCCGCATGCTGCCAGAATGAATACCAGGCTCATCAGCAATGCAGCCATAAAGATACTCTTTTTCATTACCCGAACTCCTCCAATAAATTAAGTGTTGTATTTCCTACAAGCACTACTCTACCGAATGAATGTAAATTTGGAATGAATGGTTTGTAAAGATTGTGTAAATATAAAAAAACACCACCGGTGACGGGGTTCCGTCACCGGTGGTGTCATTCTAATAGCTGCCGTATACAAGTTTAGAATAGAAGTCGTTCGTATTATATTCGTAAGGGGCGACTGCCGCTTCTTCATGGTACAATTCGTAGTATTTGTTGATGACGTCCCTGCCCAGATACTGAGCCGGGAAGAACGGCACTGTGTATGGCATGTTTGGGAAGATGACCGAGAATGCCATGTCCGGGTCATCGTGAGGCGCATATCCTGTGTATGTCTGGTTCAATATGGGATCCCCATTGAAATGTGCTTCTGCAGTCCCCGTCTTGCCGGCTGCCTTGGGCTCTAGTTCATGGTAGGCATCCCACCCGGTACCGTAGCGGTCGGTAGCAGTGTCATGGGTGTTGAATACGTCAAAGAAGCCATCTTGGATCTGGGCGAGTTCTGCAGGTGAAAACTCAACCGTGTTCAGCACTTTTCCATTGAAGGACTGGAGGATGGCGCCCTCCTCGTTCGTATCCCCTTCACGAACTTCCTTGGCCATATGAAGCCCCACCCTGTTGCCTCCATTGGCAATCGTCGAAACGTACTGTGACAGCTGGAGTGCTGAATACGTATCATACTGTCCGATGGACAGGTCGAGATAGCTGCTGGGATTGTTGTTGAATTCAGGTGTCAGACTCCTGGCTTCATTCGGGAGGTCGATGCCGGTTGAAACGCCAAGGCCGAATTGGCTGAGGCCATTCCGCAATGTCTGGCCAGCCTCTGTGACATCATTCGGGAGGGACATGCCCGGCTGATACTCCATGCCGGCAATCCCCATCGCTATCTTCATCATGTAGACGTTGGAGGAGACCATCAATGCTTCCTGATCGTCGATGGCAACCTTGCCGTCCCTGTTGAAGAAGGAACTTTTTGTGGTCCCGTCAGCAAATTCAAGCGGCTCATCGACAAGCGTCTCGCCGGCTTCGATGACGTCGTTCTGATAGCCAGTCGCCACTGTGGCACCCTTTACGGAGGATCCCACGGCATAAGTCGAAGTCAGTGCACCGTAATGATAGTCGACGACTTCCCCTTTGTCATCAAGGCGTTTTCCGACCATGGCCAGCACATCCCCATTATTCGGATCCTGTACCACCAGGACGACCGTGTTGAGGTATTCCGGGATGATCGTATAGTCGATTTCCCCGCTCCGGCTGTTCCGTTGCTGGATCTCTTCAGCCATACTTCTCAATGATGTAAGATGATGCTCTGCAAGTTCCTCAAGTTCAAGCTGCAGATCGATATCCACCGTAAGGTAGAGGTCATCGCCCGGCTCGCCTTCCTTGACCACTTCCTGGCTGATGATCTCCCCGGACTTGTCGGTCGAGTATTTGACCTGCTCCTTCTCGCCCCTGAGCACATTCTCGTACTGGTATTCGAGATAGGTCTTCCCTACCCTGTCGTTCCGGGAATATCCACGGGCCATATAATGGTCGAGCAGCTCTTTTGGAAGGCCTTCCTCTGAGGAAGACACTTCTCCAAGGACGGCCCGCAGGGTTTCCCCGTATGGGTAGTCCCTTTCCCAATCCATTCCTGTAGATATACCGTCGAGCAGTTCGAGCGATTCATTTATTTCGGCAAATTCCTCTTCGGTCACCCCTTCGCTCTTGATGACCGTGGGATTGAGCTCCCGTGCATTGACCATTTCGACATATATTGCGATTGTATTCAAATCCTCCTCCGTAAGGACTGAGGAAACCTGTTCTTCGTCAATGCGCTGGTAGAGTTCCTGATTGAACTGCTCCTGTGAGATATTACCGTTATCAAGAAGCGTCTTCTCTTCGGCCATCAGGTTCTCCACCTCATCCGGATAGCGGTTGATGAGGTAGTCCTGCTTGTCGCGCAGGGAAAGGTTCTCCGTCTCCATATCGAGATAACCGCTGAGTTCAACTGCCACATCCATGATTTCTCCGGATGACATGTTCCTGTGCCGTGTAAAGTAAACGGCTTTCTTTGAGGCGTTGCCTACCAACAGATTGCCGTTCCTGTCATATATCTCGCCCCGCGGAACACTCTGGTTGATCTCGACGAACTGGGCATTTTCAACTTCTTCCTGGTATGTATCCCCTTGAACGATCTGAAGATAGCCCAATCGGAATATGAGCAGCAGGCAAAGGAGAAATACAAGCAGCATGATGATATTGATCCTTGATTTCATAATTTGCCTGTTTATAGTTTCAAGGCTTTTAGTTTTCGCTCGTTTCAATCCAACTCATTCCTTATCCAATTAAAAATATGTACAGTCATTCTACCACATAATGGAGGGGGAACATTTAAAAATCAAATAAAAAAAGAGTGGGAGTCCCCACTCTTAGATCGACAGCTTATTTTGCTTTGCTGTAGAGTTCGTTTACTTTATCCCAATTGACTACGTTCCAAAATGCTTTCAGGTATTCCGGACGTTTGTTCTGATACTTCAGATAGTACGCATGCTCCCATACGTCCACACCAAGGATTGGTGTCTTGCCATCTGTGACAGGGTTGTCCTGGTTTGGAGTGGACACGATTTCGAGTTCACCATTGTTTACAACCAGCCAAGCCCAGCCTGAACCGAATCGGCCTGCGCCTGCTGCTTCAAATTCTTCCTTGAACTTGTCGACAGATCCGAATTTGGATTCGATTGCATCTTTAACTTCACCGGAAACCTCTTTGGATTCAGGAGAGAGAAGTTCCCAGAATAGTGAGTGGTTCAAATGACCGCCGCCATTGTTTCTCACTGCTGTCTTCTTGTCTTCTGGTACAGAATCGAGATTCTTGATTACGTCCTCGATGGATTTGTTCTCGAATTCCGTTCCTTTGACAGCATCATTGAGTTTGGTCACATAAGTGTTATGATGCTTTGTGTGGTGAATTTCCATAGTTTCTTTGTCGATGTGTGGTTCCAATGCATCATAAGCATAAGGTAGTTCTGGTAGTTCAAAAGCCATAGTTAATTCCCCTCCATAGTTAATTGTTTACATACCAAATATATCAATTCGGTGTTAAAATAACAAATGTATTGCCTGATATAGAGTGATTTTTCAGACCTTTGGCTGAAAATCCGACTTGAATACATGCATTTCATCAAAAAGGAAGCGTTACACAATGAAGTATTTCACTTTTTTCAAACGGCTGCTGACCTTCAAGAAGTATCCCCTGTTCAGGACAGCCAACTTCAAGCACATGCTCATCAATATAATGATCATATCCATATTGATCGCCCTGCCGAACATCATCTCACTTTTCCAGAGTGTCAATGCGACATCGGGCCTAGGAAACCTGGAGTCCGAAATACCCGATTTCCGCATCGTGGATGGTGAATATGTCGGAGAGACGGAGACAGTTTCAATCCGGGGGAACGATATCCTCTTCAGTGAAGATATGACCACGGATGAGATGAAGGACGAAAGTTCCAGCATCCTCATCGGATTCCTGAAAGATGGCATCTACATCAGGGATGTCCAGAATTCGGGCTTCGACTATTCATATATCAGCCAGGTCGAAACGGATGAGGACCTCGAAACCTTCATAGAGCAGCAGACATCCAGCCTGTACTTCTATGTCCTCGTCTACATCGTCTTCTTTGTGGCCGTCATCATGTTCTTTGCAGTCATCTTCCTTTCTGCCGGCATCTACGTGCTGCACCTGATATCACAGCTCATGAAGAAGAAGTCGCGGTTCATGAACTGGTTCAAATTCTCTACTTTCGCCACTGTCGCCGTCCTGGTTCCGATGATCGCCATCCAGCTTACAGCCGGACCGCTGCTCTGGTGGCTCTACTTGCTCACCCTGCCCTTCTATTACCACTACTACGCCAAACTTCCCAAAGTGAAAGCGTAATCACAAGGCGCAACGTTTACATTTTCGTCTGAAATCTAGTATAATGAC
The sequence above is drawn from the Salinicoccus roseus genome and encodes:
- a CDS encoding phosphate ABC transporter substrate-binding protein PstS family protein, with amino-acid sequence MKKSIFMAALLMSLVFILAACGGGNASDPSEESTEGSNGEATEGSEANAEEGGSLSGSVTGDGSSTVAPILELINEDFNAEYPEVQVSIGVSGTGGGFEKFVAGETDFQNASREIKEEEVSALEEAGIDFTEFKVANDGLTVAVNTENDFVDYLTFEELKTIYSGEAETWSDVRDEFPDEEITAYAPDQSHGTHDFFKEAVMEDGDITAELNQDTNVISQSVASSEGAIGFFGYNYYMVNQENLKGVPLQGPESEEPVEVTEETVMSYEYPLARPLFVYAKNESLENNESFMQFMEFTLNNASSAAEEAGYVPLTEDEMQEQKDKLEAFK
- a CDS encoding peptidoglycan D,D-transpeptidase FtsI family protein, whose amino-acid sequence is MKSRINIIMLLVFLLCLLLIFRLGYLQIVQGDTYQEEVENAQFVEINQSVPRGEIYDRNGNLLVGNASKKAVYFTRHRNMSSGEIMDVAVELSGYLDMETENLSLRDKQDYLINRYPDEVENLMAEEKTLLDNGNISQEQFNQELYQRIDEEQVSSVLTEEDLNTIAIYVEMVNARELNPTVIKSEGVTEEEFAEINESLELLDGISTGMDWERDYPYGETLRAVLGEVSSSEEGLPKELLDHYMARGYSRNDRVGKTYLEYQYENVLRGEKEQVKYSTDKSGEIISQEVVKEGEPGDDLYLTVDIDLQLELEELAEHHLTSLRSMAEEIQQRNSRSGEIDYTIIPEYLNTVVLVVQDPNNGDVLAMVGKRLDDKGEVVDYHYGALTSTYAVGSSVKGATVATGYQNDVIEAGETLVDEPLEFADGTTKSSFFNRDGKVAIDDQEALMVSSNVYMMKIAMGIAGMEYQPGMSLPNDVTEAGQTLRNGLSQFGLGVSTGIDLPNEARSLTPEFNNNPSSYLDLSIGQYDTYSALQLSQYVSTIANGGNRVGLHMAKEVREGDTNEEGAILQSFNGKVLNTVEFSPAELAQIQDGFFDVFNTHDTATDRYGTGWDAYHELEPKAAGKTGTAEAHFNGDPILNQTYTGYAPHDDPDMAFSVIFPNMPYTVPFFPAQYLGRDVINKYYELYHEEAAVAPYEYNTNDFYSKLVYGSY
- a CDS encoding superoxide dismutase — encoded protein: MAFELPELPYAYDALEPHIDKETMEIHHTKHHNTYVTKLNDAVKGTEFENKSIEDVIKNLDSVPEDKKTAVRNNGGGHLNHSLFWELLSPESKEVSGEVKDAIESKFGSVDKFKEEFEAAGAGRFGSGWAWLVVNNGELEIVSTPNQDNPVTDGKTPILGVDVWEHAYYLKYQNKRPEYLKAFWNVVNWDKVNELYSKAK
- a CDS encoding DUF1189 family protein, which codes for MKYFTFFKRLLTFKKYPLFRTANFKHMLINIMIISILIALPNIISLFQSVNATSGLGNLESEIPDFRIVDGEYVGETETVSIRGNDILFSEDMTTDEMKDESSSILIGFLKDGIYIRDVQNSGFDYSYISQVETDEDLETFIEQQTSSLYFYVLVYIVFFVAVIMFFAVIFLSAGIYVLHLISQLMKKKSRFMNWFKFSTFATVAVLVPMIAIQLTAGPLLWWLYLLTLPFYYHYYAKLPKVKA